A stretch of DNA from Cryptomeria japonica chromosome 4, Sugi_1.0, whole genome shotgun sequence:
CAAGTATATGAGGTAGGAGGAAACCTTAAATAACTTAGGGAAAATGCTGAATTTCACCCATATACTTGAACCCAGAGAATCAGAATACAAATTCTCTTATGCAGGGAAAACTATAAATGTCAACTTTCAGGGTCTAAAGACTCCAGAGGGCAAATCCAAGGAACATGGTGACAATGTTTCCtacttaaaaaaaatctaaaattcaaactCTAATATATTATATATGCAGGCAATCTGTTTTTGGTCTCAATATATTATAGTCAACTAGAGATAAGTAAGTAACTTGTTATGATCTATAATTTATGTGTCTAAAAGCACAAAATCAAGGATTATCTTAGCTCTCTACGTAACACGTTGGACAAGAACTAACCCTGAAATGAAAAAACATCATAACATAGCCTAACTCCCCATACCCTAAGGACAATTTGAAAACAAGCAGGAAAAAAACTTAAAATACTATAATAACTTCGATGAAAAGGATGCAGTCAACTTACGCCAGTAGAACCATGTCTTCATTTGAAATTTGATGacagaaattaaattgagattacAAAAAAAccgttttaaaatattaaaatttaaggcAATGGGAATTCAATTTTCTTTAATAAATCAATAATTGCTCTACATAGTTTGACTTTGTGCAACATTTGATGGAACTCAATAACAAAttgtaattaaaaaataatatggcATTCACACCAAAGATTTCTTCttgaaaaataatagaaaaatacaaatacAGCTTCTAATAAACTGTCCTGAGATGTGAGAACAAACTAAATGTTGCAAGAAGCACACCATCTTGAGCTTCCTCCACAAATTTGTGGTGAGTGTATTATTTATATTGATTGGAGGTCAACAGAACCCCAATTTGACATTTAATGACCATAAATATTATTACCCCAAAATGAAATTTAAAGCATTAACAAAATGAGCTAGACTTCTGACCTACGAAAAGAATCTGTGATCTATCCTGAGCCACAAAATCGTGATCTAGATATAAAACCATAATATCAAAAGAAACATGCAAAAAACTACAGCAAAAAGGATCAACATCCATGTTTGAATGCCTTTTCTGTTTCTTTTAGCTGCTGCAGGGAAAATAGACTTAGACTTAGCTTTTTGAGACACTGATTTCTTCCGCTGTGATGGAGCATTCTTCTGAGTTGTAGATGTTAAATCTTTTGACTCAACTATGGGAGAAGATTGGAGGTCATGTGAGGCATCATTCTTAGTCTCTGATGATGTTATGTCATTTTCAGTCATATTAGAAACAGTCGCTGCAACAGCAGCTGCTTTTTTGTTGGCCTTCTTTTGTCTCTCCTACATTATCAttccaaagcaaaaaaaaaaattatttagacagGTCAAAACACAAATCAAAGTTAGAAAACTTAAGAAGTGATTTATCAGAAGAATGTAATAAACAAATAGACATACTTTCTCTTTACGCTCTGCCTCTTTTTGAGCTCTTGCCAATGCCTTTGCATTTGCTCTCTCTGCAAGTCTTCGTTTCCGCTCTTCGGCTTCTTTGGCCTTTCTCATCTCCTCTAGTTTGCGCAACTCTTTCATTTTAGCAGCTTCTTCCTCCTTTTTTACCaaatcttcttcctcctttttgACAGGCTCAGGAATCACTTCAAAAGATTCAATTTGAGGAATTGACTCTAATGACCCTTTCTTAGACTTTTTTGACTTCACATCAGAATTTTTGAGTGGCATGACAACTTCCTTGGGTAGTGGTTGCTGCACTTTTGATTTTGGTTCTACTACAGTAGGTTGCTGCAATGTGGTTGTTGACTTATCCTCTTTCTCAGGTTTTGTAACAGAAGAAGGAAGCTTCGCCTGAGGCAGTGCAGAAGAATCAAGCTCATCACCATAGTTAGTTGGTAGAGGAGGCTCCTCATCTGGACCAAGTGATCGTCCATCAAGAGTTTCCAAGCGCCTCAGTGTACTCCTTTCATTATCCTTCATATATTCTCTACGGAAGTCTGCATTCTTAACCCACATCTCAATTATCCAGTTGACCTGAGAAATTTTCAGCAAAAGATTAGAACATTTGACAATTCAAGGTCCATGTACATATAACCAAAGTAATGATGGAGATATACTCCATGTGTTAACAGAAAATACCTGATTGCTACAGAGTTTATCCAATGCATCCCTTTCTCCTGCAAGGGCATACTGTTTGGCTTCCTGGATATCACTTTTATTCTGGTAGAACTCATTATTCTGTCATGAATATGAAGTTAAGCAAAGAATTAATTAAATTCCAAATAATAAGGTTTATCGAGATTGTTGCTTGCAATTAATCTCATTGAACAGAATATGACACTTTCATTGAGAAAACTCATTAAATAGAAAGGATCTATCAAGCATAGTATACTGGACTTTGTTTACATGTTTGCGCCATCAGCTCATGAACATCAGAAAACCCTCTTTTGTCAGTAAAGAGCCTAACTATTTCATGAAGTTTGTGGTAGTATAAACTTATGCCTGGATTTAAAAGGGTTTAAAATATTAATTCACATACAAACATACCAGTTGAAGTGCATCTTACCACTATGCAATAACTAAAGCAATAAACCCCCTCCATCTCCAATGAAGGTATAACTTCTGGTACATACATGAATTTTGACATGGTGATTCATGGTTCAACCCATTTAAAAGACCCTCTGGGTTAATAATTCCAGTTAGTATAAGTTTTTTATGCCTGAGAAAAAAATGGTtttagggctctaataccaattgatgtgaattttgaatttccatGATCAAGTGGAGTACAAGATGACATAATGATTTCATTGCAAACATATTTTATGCAGGACAACATGGAGTTAGGTGGACTTGCAACGTTAAACATCTGTTTGACCCAGCTAATATTTTCTTGTAGTACCATAAAAAATTCAGGACAAAAGTAAGGAAAATGAAACTTGGAAGAAATCAAGAAAGGATCAAGAGGCTTCAATAAATTGGTAAAGGCAATGGTTTTGAACAAAGCATTGCTTGGTGAGGCgaacaaagaatttttttttcccaTAAAACTCTTCACTCTGACCAAATTTTTTTAGAGGCCTTATTTAAAGAGGCAATGACAGTACTAAGCAAACAAGCTGTCAATAATTTAAAGAATTTCCTAGAGAATTTAAAGATATCAATTACATAAACAAAAGGTCAAACTTTCTTATAGTCAAAACCCCATTGGTATCTCCATTGTGACAAAGATCATGCACATTGcaaatatattttaaaagaaacAACTTGGTAAATGTACGATAAATGCTGACCAAAGAAGCAAAACTATGCAAAAAAAAGTGCAAATGAATTTCACATAAAGACTCACAATTTTGAAAATTGTAGTTATTGGTTCCCACACATGGCCTTGAAAACACTATCATTGCAATCAGCAATATTGCTGTCTATAGCAAGAATTTATCGAATACAAATAATTTAGAAATATGATGCCTATTACTACAAAGTGTTGACGGTTATGGCATCAGAAGTTACACTATCACTAAATAAGGGGCAAatttagaaaaacaaaaacaattgtCAACCACATGTATCAGCGTGTGAGTCAAGACAAAGGTTCCCCAAAGAAGCATAAAAATATTTAGCAATGCACTAGGATAAGATGACACCAATACTTTTCCTAACAAATACAGTTGTCAAAAAAATAGTATCAATAAACAAAATCACGCCAAAAGAGTTCTTCTGTGGATGTTACTAATAGAAGAAGATATACAACAAATATTGCAGGAAATGCTTAGCCAAATTTTAAGAGACTCAGAGATGGAATATATTAAGATATTGTCTATAACAATTTTCATGCAAAGGAACGTAAGGAACAATTGTTTCTTCCATCTTTGGATACAACGGGGCTAGCTTTTCATAGAAATCAAATTGATAAGATTAGATCAAATGGCCGTTTCATTTCGAGCACATATTTGTTTCTTAAAGTAATCAATCTGCTTTTTCAGAAGTAGTTTCAAATCACTATTGACTGAGTCTATTCAATCACTTTTGTAGCTAGAAGAGTTTTATTGGCCTTAGATGCTAGGATAGAATCTAGATGGAGTTGTGGCTTTATTCTACAATTGTCCAGCTCAAATTAATAAGATTATATCAAATGGCCATTTCATTTTCAACCACATTCATTCCAAAGTTATAACACTAATACATTGGAATGTATTACTACAATTTCACTACAGCTAAACCACAGGTATGCTGTCTGCCTGAGATGTTAGGATAGAATCTACAAGGCATATGTGGATTTCTCCTACAATTGTCCAGCTCTGCCTATTCATCCTTAGCAATTCCCAGCGAGTATTTTCAGATCTTGCTTGGTTCCTTTCGCAGTAAAGGAAAATGGTGTTTTCCATTCTTCTGGTCCAAGCCTTATTACAGATATGCGAAAGTGTTGGTCTCCTTTTATGGTCACCCACCCAATCATCAGTTTCATGCTAAGTTGCCAATTCTGGTACAGGGTTGGGTACGGGAACAAGGTTTTGGTAGACCAGTATGGAAAAAAAAATCTTGGGTATGGTATGTTTGGTTACGgctgaatgtgtgtgtgtgtgaatgtatatacacaaatatatgtatataaatagtatatacatacatacatatatacatgcatgcatgcatatatatattttcatacaaGATGATACTAAGAATGAAGAGCACATCATGTGAGGATATAAAGAAATagctattgaaaaaaaataaaaattggattgATTGAACCTTCTTGGATTGACATCCCCACAAGCCCATGTTTTTGCATTAAAGGGACCAATTGTTTAAAATAAGTAGTCTCAtaaaaaaataagaagaataagacGAACAAGAAACATGGGAACAACATAAGCAACAAGAGAAAGGAAACAATAATGTAGATAAGAATAAAAATTAATTGAGttgagtatgtatgtatgtatacatatgcatgtatatacgtatatgtgtgtgtgtataaatatgtatgtgtatatatatgatatatgtatgtgtgtgtgtgtgtacacacacacacacgtgggGGTATGGGATGCTGGGCTGGGTGTACCCAAGCCACTCCCATTATAGGACCCATACCCACACTTGTTTGGTATGGGACCAGGACCCCCAAGGGGTATATCCATTAACTTAGGTTTCATGTTTCTTTGAGAAGCCCTTCTCTTGTGGGACTATTTATGTTTCTAATATGCTTCATGGTGCCATTTAAAAATGTTAGGTTTATTGTAAAGTCCAACTCCTGCTGATCTATTTGTTTAATTGTAGGCATTACTGTAATTTCTTTTTCTCCTTAGCTTACATTGAGATCAGCAACTTGACAACATTTGTTATAATTACAATTGCGATTTTAAAGACTGAATTTTCGCTACAGTATTCCATTTTGGATTTATCTGCATTGCTGCCTTATATTTGAATTTGTGCTGTACTTTCTGCCATTAATTATAATTTAGAAGGGTTTTGTGATTTTACTTTGTGACCTTGATGTATTGACAAAATATAGTTATTCACTTTTTGTGGGAAACAAATCCTAATGATCATATAATCATATTTTtgtctccaaaggatcttggacaGCACATGAAAGCATTGGCCTATCAGTGAGCAGCATTATGGCAGCTTCTAGCTGACATTTCCTGGAGATGAGAAGTTCAGAAACCTCCAAATAACTGATGACTATCCCAGTCTTTTTACATTTTTTGCAACGGGCAATGTTAATGTGACAGTGCTTGTTAATCTAGCCTTTCTCTCCAAACCTACATCTTATAGACTAGAAAGCAATTACAAAGTCACAGATACGCATGGATTTCTTTAGTGACATTGATTGAACATAGAAGAGCTATGTGACTCTAATTCTGGAATATTTAAACCACTTTATAAGTTTGTACCTTTCATTGTTTGAAATGTAACAGATGCAGGCTTCTTTTGCTTCATGACCATGGTACAAGGTGGTTGTAGCCAGTCAGTGGATGACTATTCTTgtgggcacattggagtttttcgTCATGATATTGAAGCTGCTTAATCATTTCGTATTCTATTTAGGGGTGATTCTGCATCTATAGTTGTGACCTTGCCAAGCTCAATTACAACTTATAATTTATGCGGATTTTAGCATTTGTTTTCTATTGGAGAAATCCCATTTCAGATTGAACTCTGCTGCTTCTACACCCTCCTATTTTTGCATCTCTCTGACAGAATTTTGGAGTTTAAAAAACCTTTCTTAGCCAACAACTGGACCTCCAATAAATGGATTTGCAATACGGCCATTTTAATCACAGAGACATCAATTTCTGCAACTCGGGGTTCTCTTTGCCATTTGTTAACTCTCTCTTTGTTCTGCACAGGTCTATATGTTATCTGCAGATATACACTACTCCATTTAGAGCAATTCAGTTGATTTGTAGTCTATTATGACCAATCTAGTACATGTGAGACAGTTTTCTTCAAGTCCATGGTGATCCAAACATCAACAATTAGATCAAAATTTGTTCACATTTTCACTTCAAAATATGGTTATTTTTTTCTGTTTCTGAGAGCAGGAATCCTACAATGTACTCAATTATAAATTGTAATAACTATTGTACAATCCAGACACACAATAAGCCAACATAATACTTCCCCAAATTGCATTTCCGACTTTCAGTCATAAGACGAAGGAAAAAAATTAGTAAGCATGCTCAATAAAGAATGTTGTGCTCACTAAATTCTTCTACTACGGTGTATAAAATTCCCATCTTGTCCATGGAGAAAATTTGAAAAACTGTATcaggaaaaaaaaattgaacagACTGACGTTTTTGCATGGCAATACAAAGAAATGAAGAGAAGTGTTATCTCTGTTTCCACGTCAGAACATTAAACCAGATAGATTTAAACCATAGAATCGAAGTAGCTATGTATTAAAGTAGCTATGTGTTATCTATGTATTAAATTCTTCTACTACAGTGTATAAAATTCCCATCTTGTCCGTGGAGAAAATTTGAAAAACTGTATCAGGAAAAAAAATTGAACAGACTGACGTTTTTGCATGGCAATACAAAGAAATGAAGAGAAGTGTTATCTCTGTTTCCACGTCAGAACATTAAACCAGATAGATTTAAACCGTAGATTCGAAGTAGCTATGTATTAAGCCTTTAAGGATGTCACTTATGTGGATCCGCTGCTCCTTATGCATACTCAAGTCTGGAGTACTTAGTAACCCAATGTAAGATGGCATTCATTTGGTTACTCACTATTTCCAGCTTCCAATGTTTGAAATTAATTTTTATCAAATGTCAAACTCAGGCAGAAATAAGACTTGGATTGACCTTTGTTTTGTTGTGGAAATCCCTGGAGGATGAAAACATCAACTCATAGTTTTGAGTTAGCATTTGCAGGTGGCACCAGACACTTCCTATCCTATACATTATAGCATTCATCTTACTATAACAATTTCTGAACAGCCCTCGAATATTAGTTTTTCTATCCTATACATTATAGCATTCATCTTACTATAACAATTTCTGAACAGCCCTCGAATATTAGTTTTTCTGGTATGTTCTTTTGGAATTCAAGATTTATATCGACCATCAATAGGCCTTCTGTAGACTGTCTTAAGTCTCTTGTAAATTTCCAGCCCCAAATTGTTATTTTGCATTTCTCAAGTTATTTCAATTTGGGATTCTGTATGTCCCACAGTTCCACAGGGACTCATCCCTCCTGAAAATGCAAAATTTCAGAAACTGGGGTATTTCAGCCTTTCCAGGGAAGCAGGGACGGTGATGAAATGTCCCCTCACTGCACCACCACTGCCACCAACAGAGTGGAGACATTTCTGGGGCATCCTGCAAAAGCAGCGAATGTAAATGTCTCTGTGTCATCCCTCCCTGCTTAGGATGTTGGAGGGACACCCCAATGGCCTGGGAACCTCTAGAAGTCCCTCAACCATCTCAGGGGCACTGGGAATCCCAGTACCAGAACAGCAATGAAGTTCAATTTAATATCATGATAATGGTTTTGAGCTTTGAACAGGCAGGCAATGTGATGGCATGGACAAATGGTTGACCTTGGAAGAAAGAAAGAATATTTACATGGTATTGCAGGCAAAAGAGACTATTAAAACAGCTGTTACTGTTTTTATTTACTCAGATGCAAACTCTCTTATCTTAACTTTGGGATGCACGCAATCAAATCTTTCTTAATTCATAAGTAACCGACACCTCAGGCTTGGTAAAGAGTGGAGAATAAGGTTAAGGTGGGTTGGTGGTGGATGCTATCAATTTTCATAAATGTTTGTGTGCTTCTTCTGACAGCTGTAAGTTGTTTCTAAAAAcagagaagaaaataaataagaagattcaagaatgacaataTTCCTGTATTCAACTGTACTGCCCTGAACATTTAGACTTGTAAGATTCCCCAGCTTGACTATGTTTTCTGAGGATGAATACTTGGTCAGAAATAACGAGGATATCATGTTGAAGAAAACATAGTGACAAAATTATGAAAATAGCATGTGCCATTAGATTCTGTATGGTTTTGAAGGCCTTAATTTGGTAACATGCAGACGAGGGATGCTGCCCCTTGACCCTGTTGATCAGATCCCGCAACGAGCACTACCCCGTGAACCCCACTCtggttttaaaaaacaaaaaataaaatttgttttagaCAAGTCACAAACGCCTCATATCTTAAAACAGATACAAAACCATATGCTCGGATCCCTAACCATTTTAATAATGTAACAAGATATATAGAAGAGGCAAGATGGTCATATAGAGTCTAATTAAATTTATATGTGTTTCAACATCTCAAACAAGAGCTTCAAAGAATATTGACAATAAGAATCCAAAGATTCTAGAAGTTTTAATCCTTTGACAATTTATATAGCAAATCATCctgatttttagtctatttggcTTCATAAAGGACTCAATACTCCAGACAGGGCTTTTCAAAGTTTTTTTCCATACAATATAAAATGCCAAGTGATGACATGCACAAAAATTCTATCTATGACCAAAATATAGGAACATATAAATAAGGCATTTGTTCTTAACATTTGTCCACTTGATTCGCTAATTGCAACAAAACACAACCATTAAAAAAGGCCACATGCAATTAAAGTTCTGCGGCAGAAACTCAACTAGATAAATAAGAAAAGTATTCTTACCCTCTCATATTCCTGTTTCTTTAAAACTCTTAAATTTTCATAGGCATCTTGTCGAACACCATCTGCAGCACTCCACTGAACTTGCAACTGTCTTAAATCATCATTCAATGCTTCAAAATCTTTCTGAATGACAAGGGTATTCTTTTCTGCTTGAGAGGCCTGCCTTTTCAGGGATTCCAACTGCTGACCCAGAAACTGCAAAAAGAGTGAATCTCAATCACTTAGAAGGTCAAATTTTGAAAGCCTCAAAAGTTAATCTTCAATAATAAGATAACAAATACCTGAATGCGCTCTTGAATTGTATCTATATTATCAAATGCCTCTTCGAGTTCAGAATGAGACCCTGTATTTGCAAATAATTCATCCCGAGAAATCTTCATCTGTTTGATATCACGCAACAATTGCTTTTCTTCCCGTAATGGCATACTCTCATGCTCAATCCGATATTGCATCTGGTATATCTGTTTCCAAGAATTACCTAGTCAGTTACTACATATAATAAAGCAACAAAGAATGTGATTATAATGTAATTCCAATTATATCCATACAAAAGTTCAATCTAAATCTTTTAAGCCTCTTCACATGTGGACTTGCCTTGTCATCATACTCCTCTGCTGAGCTTGCATTCCTTATTTTATTCAAGGCTATCTGCAAAGGATCCATATCCTGTCGTTTGGACCTGATTGCTTCACGGATTGTCCTCTCTTCCTGCCTTGCAGCTTTCAACCTGTTCAACATTTGTTCTCGGCTAGCCTGCATTCAGAAAACAAATCATATATCCAACAATAGAGAACAGAGGATTACATATTTCAAAATTACTGTAGAATtgatgagcataaaaatgctcAAGGAAATGACCCCAGCTTGATTAATGAACTTGGATAGATCTCACATACCCGTTTCATTTGTATGGCTGCTTTAATGAAATCCCTGCTTTGTGTTTTCTCATCCAACTGCAACTGAGCAAGTCGAATTTGCACCTTGATTTTATTATCAACATGCCTGGGTATTTTAGCCAGGCAATAGAATGTCTTCTTAGGAACTTCTGCTTCACGTTTTTGCACATTCCCTGAAATCGACGTTACATTTGATGAGTCTGGACCAACTGCTGATACACAATCAGCAATATCTGTTTTGTCCTCTTGAATCTCAGACTGCTCTGTACCATTGCTAATTTCACATGTTTCAAGCAATGTGTCAGAAACACCACCAGGGTTACTCTCATTGCAGCTACCAGATTCTACATCACAAATTTCATCTTTTGAATGATGTAACTCGTCATTGTTTTCCCCATGCATGTCTTCACTGATAAGATTAGTGCTCCCACTAACAAATAACTCTGATTCAATCACCTTGTCATCACTAGCATCTATATGAGATTCAACAATATTGCTCCCATTTGGCCAACACTGCAGGTAAGATGTATTCTCCTCATTGACAACAACATGTGATGCAAGCTCAATTGATTTGTCTACAGAAGACTTCAAAGCCGGAAACTCGGCCATATTTATCCTAAATGTACCATTTTCAACATTATTGGATGTGTCATGTCTGTTTTCCTGCAATTCACCACCTGATTCAAACTCATCATTTGCCATGTGTGATTCAGGCTTGGTCTCTTCACTGATCACATTCTGTGTTTCTAATGCAACTGGCTCACAATTCATGTCAACCACAGGCAATGGCTCTGACTTGAATTCTTCAGTTAAAACCCCCCGTGATTCCAGCTCATGGACCTGATCAATCTGAAAGTCaaactttttttcttggttttcttCATCTTCGAATTCCTGCTCAGGCTTTTCCTCATCCTGAACAATCAAATCAGGCTGTCCAACCTCATGATCCCTACCAACCCTAATTTCAAAAGTATGCTCTGTCTCTTCATTCTTTGAGTTTTCGGTTTCgacatcaatcttatcattttccAAACATTGCAATTCAggctcttcctcttcttcatttaCCAGATCACGCACTTCATGATTGAGACAATCCTCAACCAAAGGTTCTGAATGAAGAACATCGTCCCCCTTTTCTATCAAATGGGATTCAACCTCGTTCTCACTTACCAAACACTGCAGATCCTGCACTTCATCTACAGTTCCAGGCATGGACGAAACGGGGTCTTCTGACTTCATATCAGGTGGCTGATCACTAGATTTAGCTTGAACGCTAACAAATTCCGGTTCGTGTTGTTTACAATTATCCATCGACAAATTGTCGTCATTATCGATTCCCTTTGTACAAATTTCACTCCCAGCACACTTTGAAACTAACTCCAAACTCTCACACAGATCACCATTACAAACGGTCTTATCTTCATTCGGCTCCAAATTGTCACCCTCATTACCGTTACAGGCAGTCTCATCTTCACTCGCCTTCAAATTTTCAATCTCATCACCATTACAAACTGCCTCACCTTTAATCAATGTCCAACTTTCAATCCCATCTCCATCACTACCCTCGTATTCATCACTCGGATTCAAATTTTCAATCTGATCACCATTACAAATCTTGTCATCCTCCTTCATCTTCAAACTTTCACTGGCATCACCATTACAAAGCACTTTATCTTCATTTAACTTCAAATTTTCACTATCTTCATTCACCTTTGAATTCTCACTCCCGTCGCCAGAAAAATCCTCTATATCTTCATCCGGTTTCAAATTTTCCCTGACGACGCCATTACACACCTGGTCCTCTCCCTCCAGCTTCAAATTTTCATCGATCAGAATTGTCTTAGGATTCGTCTGCACCTCAACTTCCTCATGCTCCACCCTAAGACCTCCGACGGCTCCATTGCAATCTTGCAACTCAGCCGTCATTCTAACCAGATCCAACTCAAACACCTCAAATCTCAAATCTCCCAAACCCTGATCCCACAAAAAAATCTCTGATCGCCCAAATTACAGCTAAATGCAGCAAAAGAAGGCAAGCGAATTCAAGATCTTTACACTGGaaaaaaattcttacctctaattTTCCACCAAAAATCTCCGCAATGCCGAATAGAACCAAATGAGATCCCAATCAGGAGCAAACTAGCCAAATCTGAGCCAAAAACCGTGATTCGACCGCCAATTTTCACTCTACCAGACGGATAAAATGCAATTCTCAGGCGCTGCAGCTGATATAAGACCAAAAACTAGAAAACTGTGAGGATTTGTTACAGATTTAACGACAAAAACCCGGATCAAAACCCTTATTCGAACAATCCGAGATCGCACAGATCCCTGATGTATATAGCTGTTTTTTTATTTATGAATTCTTAAAATTCATTTTTATTACCGACGATATGcctatttttatcatttttgccCTTTTTCAGGATTATGACTTTAATTAATATAAGTAGTTCTGGATTGGATGCTTTAAAACTTCTGTAGAGTTAATCGCGGTTAAATTTATCCGGTGGGCCCACGT
This window harbors:
- the LOC131079050 gene encoding uncharacterized protein LOC131079050, yielding MTAELQDCNGAVGGLRVEHEEVEVQTNPKTILIDENLKLEGEDQVCNGVVRENLKPDEDIEDFSGDGSENSKVNEDSENLKLNEDKVLCNGDASESLKMKEDDKICNGDQIENLNPSDEYEGSDGDGIESWTLIKGEAVCNGDEIENLKASEDETACNGNEGDNLEPNEDKTVCNGDLCESLELVSKCAGSEICTKGIDNDDNLSMDNCKQHEPEFVSVQAKSSDQPPDMKSEDPVSSMPGTVDEVQDLQCLVSENEVESHLIEKGDDVLHSEPLVEDCLNHEVRDLVNEEEEEPELQCLENDKIDVETENSKNEETEHTFEIRVGRDHEVGQPDLIVQDEEKPEQEFEDEENQEKKFDFQIDQVHELESRGVLTEEFKSEPLPVVDMNCEPVALETQNVISEETKPESHMANDEFESGGELQENRHDTSNNVENGTFRINMAEFPALKSSVDKSIELASHVVVNEENTSYLQCWPNGSNIVESHIDASDDKVIESELFVSGSTNLISEDMHGENNDELHHSKDEICDVESGSCNESNPGGVSDTLLETCEISNGTEQSEIQEDKTDIADCVSAVGPDSSNVTSISGNVQKREAEVPKKTFYCLAKIPRHVDNKIKVQIRLAQLQLDEKTQSRDFIKAAIQMKRASREQMLNRLKAARQEERTIREAIRSKRQDMDPLQIALNKIRNASSAEEYDDKIYQMQYRIEHESMPLREEKQLLRDIKQMKISRDELFANTGSHSELEEAFDNIDTIQERIQFLGQQLESLKRQASQAEKNTLVIQKDFEALNDDLRQLQVQWSAADGVRQDAYENLRVLKKQEYERNNEFYQNKSDIQEAKQYALAGERDALDKLCSNQVNWIIEMWVKNADFRREYMKDNERSTLRRLETLDGRSLGPDEEPPLPTNYGDELDSSALPQAKLPSSVTKPEKEDKSTTTLQQPTVVEPKSKVQQPLPKEVVMPLKNSDVKSKKSKKGSLESIPQIESFEVIPEPVKKEEEDLVKKEEEAAKMKELRKLEEMRKAKEAEERKRRLAERANAKALARAQKEAERKEKERQKKANKKAAAVAATVSNMTENDITSSETKNDASHDLQSSPIVESKDLTSTTQKNAPSQRKKSVSQKAKSKSIFPAAAKRNRKGIQTWMLILFAVVFCMFLLILWFYI